TTGCCTCAACCACAGTAACTCATGGTAATGTGCACAGGATTAACCTCAAAAAATTAAACCAAATAGCAATAGAGAAAGGTGTGAGGGATAAACTATTGATAATTGGAGGAGGAACTCAACTATCAGATGAGATAAAGGAGGAGTGTGGAATTGATGCTGCCTTTGGAAGAGGAACAAAGGGAATTGATGTTGCTTCCTTTATAATAAGGAAACTTTTGGAAAGGAACAAATATTGACAATTTTTTTCAATTTATTATACTGATAGTAGAAAGGAGGTGAGAGACAATGTGGAGATTTGGTGGAGGCTTCGGTAGAGGCTGGAGATTTGGAAGAGGATTTGGATGGGGAGCAACCCTTGGCTATTGCCCCTGGACAGGACTTCCCAGAGGCTGGAGATGGAGTTATCCTTACTACGGCTATGGATACTACCCATCCAGCTATTATAGGTATTCATATTCACCATACTATGAATCTTATTCACCTGACATAGATAATATAAGAAATGAAATACAAAATTTAAAAGGAGAAATTAATACAATTAAAAAACTAATAGAAGAACTAAAAAGGAGATAACTATGAGAATAGCAATAACATCAACAGGAAAGACTCTTGAGTCAGAGATTGATCCAAGATTTGGGAGATGTGCATACTTTATAATTGTTGAAACTGACACCATGGACTTTGAAGCTATCCCAAATCAGTTTGCCATGGCAGCACAGGGAGCAGGTATTCAAGCAGCTCAGTTTATTATCAGTAAGGGTGTAAGAAAAATCGTAAGTGGTGACTTTGGTCCCAATAGTGCAGGAATTTTATCCAGTGCAGGAATTGAATTGATAAGAGTTCCCCCTGGTACAAAAGTAAAAGATGCTGTAGAGATGGCAAAAAGTGGTGCGCAACCATCCTATGAAGCTCCAAGAAGGATTGAACCCATGGGACCCCCACCAGTTCCCCCTGCACATGAAATTCATTCTCTTAAAAATGAACTGGATGATCTAAAAAAAGAGATTGAAGAGATA
This genomic stretch from Caldisericia bacterium harbors:
- a CDS encoding dinitrogenase iron-molybdenum cofactor biosynthesis protein, which codes for MRIAITSTGKTLESEIDPRFGRCAYFIIVETDTMDFEAIPNQFAMAAQGAGIQAAQFIISKGVRKIVSGDFGPNSAGILSSAGIELIRVPPGTKVKDAVEMAKSGAQPSYEAPRRIEPMGPPPVPPAHEIHSLKNELDDLKKEIEEIKKLLKEIKENR